In Ferribacterium limneticum, a genomic segment contains:
- a CDS encoding PstS family phosphate ABC transporter substrate-binding protein: MFKYSKLVSAMAVAGVALFGAQAAQAQIVKIDGSSTVYPITEAVAEDFQKAKKNTIKVTVGISGTGGGFKKFCRDETDISNASRPITAKEMADCKAAGVEYVEMPVAYDALTVVIHPKNTFLKQATVEELKMLWEPAAQGKIMKWNQVNPAWPDAPVKLFGAGADSGTFEYFTEAIVGKAKSSRGDYTASEDDNVLVQGVSRDVNGIGYFGYAYYAENMSRLKGLPIVNPKTGKAVEPSGANVENGTYVPLSRPIFVYVKQKSLEKPEVREFVEFYMKNADKLVREVKYVPLPKAAYEGNIKHAKDKKIGTVFGGKNEVGITVEEIMKREAKM, from the coding sequence ATGTTCAAATATTCCAAGCTCGTTTCCGCCATGGCTGTCGCCGGTGTCGCCCTCTTTGGCGCCCAGGCTGCCCAGGCACAAATCGTCAAGATCGACGGTTCTTCGACTGTTTATCCGATTACCGAAGCCGTTGCCGAAGATTTCCAGAAAGCCAAGAAGAACACCATCAAGGTGACCGTGGGTATTTCCGGCACGGGCGGTGGCTTCAAGAAGTTCTGCCGTGACGAAACCGACATTTCGAATGCTTCGCGTCCGATCACCGCCAAGGAAATGGCTGACTGCAAGGCTGCCGGCGTCGAATACGTCGAAATGCCGGTCGCCTACGATGCGCTGACCGTCGTCATCCATCCGAAGAACACCTTCCTCAAGCAGGCTACGGTCGAAGAGCTGAAGATGCTGTGGGAGCCGGCTGCCCAGGGCAAGATCATGAAGTGGAACCAGGTTAATCCGGCCTGGCCTGATGCGCCGGTCAAGCTGTTCGGCGCCGGTGCCGATTCCGGCACCTTCGAGTACTTCACCGAAGCCATCGTCGGTAAGGCCAAGTCCTCGCGCGGCGACTACACCGCTTCCGAAGACGACAACGTGCTGGTCCAGGGTGTCTCGCGCGACGTCAATGGCATCGGCTACTTCGGTTACGCCTACTATGCTGAAAACATGAGCCGCCTGAAGGGTCTGCCAATCGTCAATCCGAAGACCGGCAAGGCCGTCGAGCCGTCCGGCGCCAACGTCGAGAACGGCACCTACGTGCCGCTGTCCCGCCCGATCTTCGTCTATGTCAAGCAGAAGTCCCTGGAAAAGCCGGAAGTCCGCGAATTCGTCGAGTTCTACATGAAAAACGCCGACAAGCTGGTGCGTGAAGTCAAGTACGTGCCGCTGCCGAAGGCTGCTTACGAAGGCAACATCAAGCACGCCAAGGACAAGAAGATTGGCACCGTGTTTGGCGGCAAGAACGAAGTCGGCATCACTGTCGAAGAAATCATGAAACGCGAAGCGAAGATGTAA